CTGTGACCCCCTTGTCTCTGACGTGGTGAATGAGGTGCAGGTGAAGGCAAACAGACCAAACCCCTGGATGTTCAGGAATCACTCCAGTGATACCAAAGAGGCTGAAACCCAGGAGGACCCTGAAGAACTTGCAGGGTCTATGGCCCACGAGGCTTCTGAAAGTGAGGAAGAAGAAGGACCAGTGGCAGAAGAAGAAATTCTCTTGAAGGAATTTGAGGAAAGGCGATCACTTAGACAAAAGTCTGGGCTCAACCAGATTGCTGAGCCGGTGGGCAGACCAGAAACAAAAGGTGAGCAGTGCTGGACCAGGGGAACTGCCTAGTGCTGTTGCTCGTGGTGGAGTGAGAGGAAAACTGGGTTCCTGAAGAGAAAATAGATTCATGATGACCCTTTCTCTTCAAAGGCACTTAGTAAGCGGGCATCTGCATGGCTTTCCAGTGTCTGTTCAGTCTTCAGAAAGACAGAACTGCACCATCCTTGAAGGATTGGCTAGAGTTAATGTCACTGATACCCACAAGCCAGAGAGGAGTGCGTGTGATGGGCTGGCAGATCCGAAAATTgttcacacccacacacacagaagTGTATTTTGAGACATTATGAAAGATCTTCAAATCATTGCtgcagttttctgttttgttagggAGGTAGGAGTGGCATTTGTAGCACTTCGTAATGCTGGTTGAGATGTGTCAGTGTGGGTGTGGCTTTCTTGATAGGAATGAATGACTCTGCAAGGTACAGGGTAAATTAGAATTGCTACCCCATGCTCAGATTCgatttacatattatatacatgtaCAACCTTAGCACCCTCAAGGCAGGTCAGAAGGTTCCAGTTCTGGGGACAAAACAGGGCATTATAAAGCCTGCTTAGGAAGCTAATTACATTGAGAAGTCACCTGAATCTGGATAGATTCTTGGGTCTGATTATATTTCCCATGGAAATAATACATTTAGATGACAGCAAGAATCTGTTTCTCCAtgccaaaaaaattatttttaatagctgccATTTAGAATGTATTGTAGGACCTTTACTTTAGGTTTTTAGCTAGAGACTTCTGGGATTAATAATTATAAGCAGTCACTTCCAAGAGGAATTGGAAACCAGCACCGCAGGCCAAGGCGGTGGGCAGCTCCTACATGACCACGGGACACCAGCTGCTTCCTCCCAAGCCCCCTCAAAAGCTGGCCATCTAGCAAAATGCATAGAACAGTTGGTTGTGGAATGAAAGGTGGATTTGGATTTCCTTGGAtgataaataaatagaatgatCCCAAACCTTTGGGGAGATAGTGTTCTAAAATGGTGGGAAGGCTTGGACCCCAAACAAAATGAGCAAGGAAACTTGATCCCTGAAAATAAATATACGTGTCCTCAGGCCAGACCTAAGTAGCTTCTCCCAATGGCTTCAAGCCAGAGCTAGAGAGCAGGATGAACGTGGGAATGGAGGCAACTTGAGTCAACGCAGAGGACAGTTTAGAAGCGTGTCACGGCCGTGTTTCCCTCTGGGCTCTCAGAGACTAGTGGTATTTGCTCAGATGGTGCTGGTGGCTGGAAAGTGCGAGCTACGTGACTCGGCAACAGCAGATCATGAAACGCTGCTTTCAGAGAAAACAATGCTGGCTAAGGTTTTTATAAATAGACAattacaatgtaaattacaaatagTAAATCACAATTTTGAGAAATTACAAATAATAAGTTACAGTGTAGTTGCATTCCAAGGCCAGTTGCTAAAAACagcttttttaatagaaatttggAACTTGGGGTGATCTTCCCAAGCAGGGTTTACTCTATGGGGAAATTCATCCACAGCTCCCATTACAGTGAGTCATTGGCAAAACTGGGAATAGGACCCAGGATATCTGCTTCCCCAGCATGCCGCTTGTATGCTTCCCCAGCATGCCGCTTGTAACTCCTAAACTCCATTGTCCATGACTTGACAGGTAATGATTAGTGAACTCTGCGGGAGATCCAGCAAATGGAGTCTTCTCTTACCCATTTGCCCTGGTTGGAATGACTTCCACGGTGCCCAGCACCCAGCAAGAGCTCAATAAACTCTCATTGACAGGGCAACTCCCACCCTCCTTTTCTGAcagctttcatttctttccccaGATTCTAGTAGCCAGGCGATACTGTCTGAACTGAGGGTACTGTCTCAGAAACTCAAGAAGGAGAACCGTCAGTCCAGGAAGCAAGAAGTGAGTTCAGTGAAGACAGTTCTGGCAGTCCAGAGAGAGAAGCctgcccaggaggaagaggagccccTGTTGCTGCAGAGGCTGGAGAGAGCGCAAACTCTGGATAAGCTGGAGGAGCTGAGCAAAGAAGGGTGTTTTCAAAATAAGGAGCTTCCCAGGGCAGCGGCAGAAGGGCAGTGCTTGGAGAGGAACCCAGATAATCATCTTGGTGCCcccaaggagaagaaaaagaaggagcaAATGATTGATCTCCAGAACCTCCTAAACACAAAGTCTCCTTCCGTCAAGTCTCTGGCAGTTCCCACGACGATAGAGGAGTTGGTGAGCAGAGCCAGGGTTGTGGGCCAATGTGGGGGATCAGAGCTGGTGCAGAAAGTGTCTTTCCTACACAAGGAGTAGAATCAGTGAAGTTTTGTGCTGGGGGCACATTGCAGTAGTTGAGAGGTCCGCAATAGTATGGGGCCAGGCTGGTCCTAGTTGACAGTTTAATAGATGGAAATATGTGAGTGCCGCTGAGACTCGCACATCTGAAATCCTGAGCCACCAAATCTTCCTGCGGTGGCTCTAAAATGGCCCTCAGAGGAAAGAGGGAGTCACTCAAAGCTCTGACCAGATCCCAGGCAGAACATCTCAAAGGTGAGTCATTGAGCTGTTGCTAGTCTTTGGCCCTACTCAGTGGGATCTCAAATGGTCCAGGCTCCCCAATTAAGTCATTGAAACTGCTCAGGCGAGGAGCCCTGGTACCTGTCTTTTCAGGGCTATAAGCTGGAGGACTCCCACATTCTGGCTGGGCCCACTTGGAGCTCCTCCTCCTAACATGggccctttccttcctccatcctgcaGCTTCCTTATTGAAAGTTTAAAATTGTGTCATTTGGTAATGAGCTAGGGATCTTTACCCTAGGGAGAAGACTGGAGCTTGATTGGCTACTGATCAGTTTATAGTGCAAGACCTTCATTGTTCCACACTTCCCCCTAGGGGGCGCTAAAATGTCATAACCCAATAGTCAAGCGGTCTTGCCACAAACCTCGGCTCAGGAGGCAAGCTGTATCTCTTGTTCTCGTTTCTTCCCAGGAAGATGAAGAAGAGAGAGCGCAAAGGCAGATGATAAAGGAAGCTTTTGCTGGGGATGATGTCATCAGAGACTtcttgaaagaaaagagagaagctgTGGAGGCGAGTAAGCCAAAGGACGTGGACCTGACTCTGCCTGGCTGGGGCGAGTGGGGTGGTGTGGGCCTAAAGCCCAGTGCCAAGAAGAGACGCCGGTAAGAACAGGGAAGAAAGCCTGTCCAAAGGGCACCAGGTTCTCCCACTTCACCCTCACAAGTCCTCTCTGCCTTTTGACTAAGTCCTTAACGCTCTTAGTCAGATGTCCTGCTGTTCTGCTTTCCAGGTTTCTCATTAAAGCCCCTGAGGGTCCtccaagaaaagacaaaaatttgcCAAATGTGATTATCAATGAGAAGCGGAACATCCATGCAGCGGCTCATCAGGTGAGGGAAGGAGTGCTCTTTAGCTGCCACTTTGCTGCCCAGCTCTTTTGCTTGGGAGGAGCATTCTAGTGCTCTGCGATCCAGAGGGATGTGTGATCTTGACCACAGAATCAGATGTATTCTTGTTTTCACTGACTGGCTCTGAGATGAGTAATTCCAGATCGACTCTGCTCTTTTAATTACTGACCAGGAAGAAGGTTAAGACTTAAAGGATAATCTTTACAACTATGGTCAGGGCcccaaatctgcattttcaacTGGTAcccccagatgattctgatgcaaaTGGGTCTCGCCAAACTAAGAATTGCCCGTCTACAGGCTTGGGTTTATGGTCAAGGTAATGTTCAGAGGGCATAGGTTTGAGCTGCAtcttaagaaaaatgaagacaaactCGTACTTGTTCAGAACAGTGAGAGAATTTTAAATTGTGTCATCTGATAACGAGCTAGGGATATTTCCCCAAGAGAGAAGCAAATTTGAGCATGATCATGGTCTTCAGTATATTCAAGGCTGTTGTATGGCATGTAGTCACATGAAGTAGAAGTCAGAGGAAAGGCAGGGTTCAATTCAAGGAAAAACTTTCTGCTGGTCCAGAGAGGAAAAGGGTTGCCCCAGGGGTGGGTGTGAGCATGTTAGAGGGGATTCTGGAATGAGCTTGGACTCGGTGACCTTTATGCTCCCTTAAGTTCTGAAGCTCTGTGACCCTGAGATCTGTCCCCAGCTGGTTAATATTAAAATGAGttgtattttttcttctgaaaaaaagTGGAGAGGGGCTATTTGataaagaagagaggagaaatttCAGTAATACTGTGTTGATCTTATTTTGTGAACCAGTTGCTGCAGAAATTGAATTCTAATCTCAATTGAGGATATATAACCAGAAAATAGGCAATGAACAGGCAGTTATGGGATAAAGAGAGCAAAGGGGTGCTGCTTCACCAGGCCGGGATTCTAGGTGAAGGGCAGAGTGTGACCTCAATAAAGATCACCCTTCCCTTCCCGGAGtcttatgtgtttgttttttttaatacagtcaCAGAAAACTGATAAATAGCTTTCCAAGAATCTCCCTTGATTCTCCTCATCTTTTTAATAAGTTATACACCACAGGTCCCAGCATGCAATAGAATAAAGTACTTTGAGctaaagaggggggaaaaaacctcCCAAGACCGAATATTTTGTCcagatgtttctttcttttctcttgccctGGGTGAAATGCACAGATCTAGCTATCAAGCCCACTAAGATGCTCCCTTAACCTAAAGAATCTGTCCTTCACCCCCACCGGGACTGCCTGGCCTTCCTCGGCTTCTCTTGAGTGTTTCATTGAATATCTCCAAGGACTGCTTGTAGCTTCCCCAATTTGCTGCTTACACCTTTCTCCTCTTTGACCACGGGGAAACATCTAAATATGATTTAAGTGTCTGAAGGTAGCGCTGTGGTGGGGTGGAGGAACATACGGGGCAGGGAAATGAGACTTGAGAAGAGGATGAAGCTAAGCTTAACAGCCTGGTAGAATTCAGTATTCGCGAGTAAATCTTTGGGTTCCTTAAAACAGCCTATGAATCAGGGGGAGGAAAGGAATGGATTAAGAGCATGAAGAGGGTAGGGAAGTCATAAAAGCCACAGTACACAAGTACTCAGATGTGTCTTGTCGTCACAGTGTTGTATAGGAAGATCCACTTGGGGACAGCAACCCCGGAGCTAGTGTCATGTTCTGACAGCTGTGGGTCCCTTGTTAGGATGGTTTCTAAACAATCTTTAGATTGTTGGGTaagcctgggggaagggaggtccTAATCCAAAGTAGGCCCCTGTACTCCTAAATGCCAAGCAGATTGGCACTCCTAAGGTTGGATGGGGGCTTGAGGGTACCTTGGCCTTTCAGTAGCCTCACTCACTGCAGTCACCACGCAGAACTGTGGCCTGTGCACTACAACTGCCTGGCTCATGCCAAGTCACTCTGCCTTCCTTTCCAGGTGCAGGCGCTTCCATATCCATTCACACACCATCAGCAATTTGAAAGGACCATCCAGACCCCTATAGGATCTACGTGGAACACCCAGAGGGCCTTCCAAAAGCTGACTACGCCTAAGATTGTCACTAAGCCAGGCCATATCATTAAGCCTATAAAAGCAGAGGATGTGGGCTACCGGGCTTCCTCAAGGTCGGACCTTTCTGTTGTACAGAGGAATCCAAAACGACTCTCCATACGTCACAAAAAACAGCTGAAGAAAAACTCTATAGATTGAGTTGCTGGAGTAGTGACACCTTGGTGCCTGGAACCAGGAGCCCCAACTGCTCCTCCATTGGCCTGGTTTTACTCCAAGCTGTAGGATCAGTTCCAAAACTGGCTTAGCACACGTGGGTGTAGTTAAgccacattttagaaataaaggcatttttatctattttactggATTGTATTCTGTGTTGTTTCCCATTTCCTTCAAGTCAGAAGAAACACCTTTGGATGCTGCCCATTGCATTTCTCCAGTCACACTTGTCGGGGGACCTTATTTTCTTATGTAGTCCTAAATTAGAGTGGAGGGAAGTTACCTAGCCTACAATCTTAAAATCCATCACCTCTGATATAACCATAAATACCAGTTTCAAGAGTCAGGGGTAATAACTAAATGTTGTATAGTCTTAACCTCTGAACCTAGCAACAGTCTGCATGAACCATGCAATTGGATTCTGCTCTGGGCGGGTCCTAGGATGGTGCAGAAGCTGGGTTCAGCTTTAAGTCTAGCCactatgattttcttttcctgtgtgaGCCTCTAGGCTTACCCAGGTTGCTGTCTAGAGTAGTTAGCACTTCCCATTCTTAAGACAGGTTTTAACCTTACTTCACCGATGAGGTAGATGAGGTTTCAGAAGTAAAGCTCTCTTCCCTTTACTTCCTAATGCAGGCCAACTCCTCACCATTGTTTAAAGTATAGTTTATTCAAACATTACTTTGCTATATGGCAGTTCACGTGGGCTTCTCAGCTCTGAGGAACAGCCTTTCTTTGGATGAcaatatgtatggaaagggtccCTGAAGACAAGGTTCCTAACAAGGAACTGGAGAAACCTCTTCATTGATTCCAAAAGGACATAACCACTACTGTGCTTCACCTCCTGCCTTGGAGGTCAATTCCCCCAGTCCTTTTAGACCAAGAGGGGGTTAATTTTTGTGTTACAGAACCCTCTGAGGGTCTGGTGAAATTATGAACCCTCCCCAGAAGAATGCAGAAACAcctacaccattttacatacaGTTTCAGGAGCTTTGCAGGCATTTGTGCCATAAGCTCTGTCACTCCACGAATTTGCTTTTGCAATTCTCCCCATCCATATGGCCCTCTTTTATGAGCCCACTACTCTCCCAATCAGTTCTCAAATGTTTAGACCTCAAAGTTAACTAGTCCCAATCCCTTTACCTTATAGGCGTAAGATTTCAGAGTGATGTATCCAGTGTTCCAATGTATTCAATGAGTGACTGAGTAGGCACTGGAACCCTAGATTAACTCCGAAGCCAAAAGCCACGCCATAACTGTCTATGAAATTCCCAGTGGTAGCTGTGGGCCCCTACTACCATTGCTCATCCTCTCAAGAACCAGTCCCGTGCTGGGATGGGAACTGAGTATATTGACAGACTTCAGAGCTCAAGGTGTATTTTTAAGTTACACATCGGCTTGAGATTTTATCCGCGATCCACTTGCAGGTTGACACTAAGTCCGTAGCCAGTGAAGGGGAATGGGAGACCCCTGCCTACTTCTGCCTCCCTTAAGAGACCTTAACCTCTTTCACTCCTCTGAGCACAAAGCTGCCACCTCCGTCCCACCCCCCCCAAATCGGAGCGCCCAATCAAGTGCCCCCAGTAAACGGCCAATCCCCGTCTACTTTCCCGGGACCCTCCTCAGCTCCTTGTGCTCCCCGCGGCCCAGGAGTGATGCAAGCGACCCCATCCTTCAAAGAGGAGGGTAGGCGCTGGAACGTGCTATAAACGACGCCCACTCCCAGCCTTCCAAGCCCCCAAACGGATTCGATTGTTGTTTcgtggggcttttttttttcttttcttcctccgaACCTCCGAAGTGTTCTCCCTTCCCATTGGCCGGAGCTGCCCCTTGACGCCACCCTGGCCTTGTTCGCTGATTGGTCCATTCTGGATGTGCCCAAGCCTTTTTCCCAGGGTGTggcgccccccccgcccccaacaggGTTCTGacccctggctcctcccttcccccgcccaaGCCCCCCTCTCTGTTCCGAATGGTACCGCCCTGGCTCGGCTCCCCCTCGGCCCAGGCCGCTGCCCTTAGGGCCCCCGGACGGGGCGGGGCACGCTGGGGACGGGCAGAGGGCGGTGGTGGCGCCTTCCTGCCGAGTCCGTGGCCGCCCCCGCCACCCTTCTGCAGCCCTCGTAGGTCCCACTTTCCCCTAGGCAGTTTTGGTCCTGCCTTGGTAGCCCCGTCCCGTCTGTGCGGCCCCCACCGTGGTCTTTGGGTCATCTGGATCGGCAGCGTTAAATCCCTGCCCTCAGCGCTGCACACACGCCCATCCGCCTCCACCCTCGGGTTCTTGCAGCACTCCCTTTCCCCGGGTCTGCTCACCCTTCCCCTCCCGAGCCTGCCGAAGCCCCGGGCCCCCTTCCTCGCGGACTGTCCATCCCCAGGATGCCCCTCCCTGTGTGTGGCCCTTCCTCCCAGCGGCCTCCCCTTCgcggcctcccctccccttcgTGGCCAGCGTGGTGGAGCACTCTCAGCCCACCCCCCCCCTTTCTCCGTACCCCCGCTCTCCCTTCTTATGTTGTCCCTTCACGTCCCTCTCTAAGTCCCTCCCACAccaggctccccccaccccgtaCACACAGATCCCTCCCTCCGAGGCGTCCCCCGGCGGCCCTCCCCTACCCCTGCTCGTCTacgcccctcccacccaccccgtcCTTTTGTCTCCTCTTTGGTCTCCAagtcccccgcccctccctcacTCCCGCCCTCGCTCCCCGCGAGCACGCTCTTATCTTCCCCAGGTCCCGGCGCCCCGCCCCTGGCCGCGCCCCGCCGATCCCCTCCCTCCCGCGGTCCCGTCTCCGCCCTCGGCGCTCCGCCCTCCCCCCCGCGGCTCCGGGCCCGCGGGCCGGCCGACCTCCAGGGTTCCCGGCTCGctcctcccgccgccgccgcggctcCCCTACCCACCCTTCCCGGGCCAGCGGCTCGCGCTCCCGCGCACCCCCCCCCGCGCGCgcgcatacacacatatacacgcacacacacacacacaaacgcgcGCACTCCCTCCGCCCCGCCTCGCCCGCTCGCCAGCCCAGGCCCCGCGGCGGCCCGGCCTCGCGCGGCGTGCAGCCCGCCCTCGGGGGAGCCTCGGCGCCCCGCGGCCAGGGGCACCTCGCGGGCAGGCGCACCGCCCCGGAGCACGAATCCGGGCTGGGTCGCCCCCACCTAGCCGGGCCCTCGGCAGCCGCCCGGGACGCAAGCGCCCGTCGGAAGTGTTTGGGGGACAGGCCGGCCGCGGCGCCTCCCGCCACCCGGGCCTGGCCGGCGGGCCCTGGGGACACGCTGCGACCCAACCGCCCGGGATGACTTTACCCAGAGCCGCCTCCCGGCTCCCACCCCAAACCTGTGCCACCAACGCGCAGAGCACAGCTGGGACTCGCGTATAGCGGGACGGGGGTGGGAGGCTGTCCCGAAAATACACTGAAGGACCTTAGCTGCGGACCGTGAGGCCCGAAGAGGCCAGGGCCAGTGACACGCCTCGGCCACCCAAGAAGAAAGGGCGCCCACGCCAATCGCCTCGGACCCCGCCTCCCAGTCCCAGGCTGCCCACCTCGAGGCGTAAAGCGATGTTGCTTCTGGCCCTTTGTAGCCACGCCACGCGCGTGGAGGACTGGAATTAAAACCTCAATCCAGGGTGGGGGGCGCGGCTCAAGTGAACAGAAAACCCAGCCACTTGCCATTGGgcactttttttaaaagtctgttcgGTGATGCCCAAGTTGACCGTGTTTCCTCTCCTGAACCTCTTCTCCCAAACCCTCAATCAGTCTTACCTATTTACTCACCGGACTGGAAGCTCTTTGAAGGGGGCCCAGTTTGTGGCTCCCTCAATGGATCTCTTGTGATTGGCGGACAAGTGGATGTATTTGTTAACTGCCCGCCTTTGGGATCTGTGTCATTATTGTGTGACTTAAGGTTGTAAACTCCGTAGGGCCAAGACTGGGTCGAGATTACTAGCTCGTGCCAGGCACAGCATGATGCCCAAAGGGATGGGTCATCAATGTTTTTTTCAGACTGATGTAGCTAATTATGCAAGAGGACGATGCCTACCTCCTCCTGGTCCCCAGATCTAGTTCCAGAGCTGGATGTCCTGagtaaggaagaaaataaggagCTGCCTTAATTCATTCCTAGTCCCAGGCTGACTTCCTCGGGCCAGATCCAGCCAGATCTGGCTGCACTCATCATCAGAACACACTGATGTCACTTTCCAGTGCTGGGAATGGGTTTGCAGGGAGCCATAAGCTCCCCCACTTTAACTCCCATCAGTTTGCAACTGGGGCTGAAAGAAGGACGtagccaggttttttttttctcagtgtaaAGCAAGTTGTCCCATATAAGGATCAAACCTATAGCTCTTCATTCAGCTGAACCCTACTATGTCAGAGTAAGGAGGCTACAAACAAACTGGACCTGATCAACAGCAGTTAACCCCAGGGGAAGAGGGACTGTGGAAGCACTCCTTCCTCCCATTTATGGATGCAACATTCACCCCGTACTTTGCAGCGGCTCATTTGTAACTGGTCACTTTAGAGTCAGTCCAGCTCCATACCCACCTCACACCCCCGCCCCCAGTCTGACAGGTCCTCTCTGTCCTTCCTTAGTCTTTACCCAAGCCAGCCTGCTCTAAATGGATACGGTCAGTGATCCAAGCAGAAACTGAAACAGTAACAATTGGACAGTGTCAAGAGACCCGGGCAGAGATGCCTCGGAGTGCCCGGCCTCCTCCTCTGCCTTGGCACAGATGTTCTTATTGTCCTGGAAAGAAATACGAAATTCCCTCCCCAAACGTGGAGGAGGGATGCACCAGGGCTTAGCCCCCAAGGACAGAGTTGCTAGCCCAGCCCAGTCTCGCTGCCCCCTGATTATTCAGAATGGGACAGTCACCATCCCTCTTCCCGATCTAACCAAGGCTGGCCCCTAGGGCCATTTGTCCCCCTCACCAAGGAGATtaaggggagtggggctggagctgcATGAGGAGATTACTAAACTGTTCCGAAGTTCTCTTTAGGGACCGTTAGCACATCAAAATACATATTTGGAAAATACTCACAATTAACACTGGGAGAAAAACAGTAAACACAGTGTCACTTTGCCAGGCtcaacagttttgttttgttttgttttgtttaaatgctAATGGCCTCAAATGGGGAGCAGCATCCATCAGTTAAATAAACAAGCCATTAGACTGAGACTAGACGTGTCAACACATGACTAATCTACTAATTGGGAGAAGGCATCGCTAGTGAGGATCAAGGCAGCAGAGCCTGCTGGAGACTGGGGTGGACTGCTGAAGCACAAAGGATGTGGGTTTGGGAGCCAGTGAGACCTGAGTTGGAATCCTGTCTCTACCAGTTGTTAGCTGTGTGGGTCGAGTtctttcacttctctgagcctctgttgtccattctgtaaaatgggggccaGCACAGTACCTACATCACAGGGCTGTTGTAGGGATGAACTGAGATAATACAAATCAACTTCTTGGTACTGAACCTGACACACCATAAGTGTTCCATGCCTATGAGCTACTGTTGATAATAATAAGGTACTTAGCGCATGGTATCTACTCCAAAAATGGCAGTgatgaagatgaagaagaaatgacTTATGGTTGCTAgatattagccataaaaagttAACATGGACCCCTGGTGTCCCCCGAATCTCCCAAATACAACTGGCAAAGTGATGCTTTTGGTTGGTTAATTCCAACTTCTTAAGGCCATCCCTTTAACCTGGGATTAGCTCCAGCCCTTAAGAATCACTGTCCTGTCCCAGGGTTGCTGGATTCTAGGACCTTCTGTCCTAGCACCTGCCTAAGAAGCTTGAGTTAAGCTGGCCCTCCCAGGTGGCAGTGGCCTGGGCATCCTTCCCCAGTCAACCAGACCCATTCTGTAGAGAGTATGCTGGGCTCTTCTTGGTTGCCTTCTTCCTGTTTTGTGTGAAGACAGGTGGGGACCACAGTACTGAGAGGGGCCGGAGTGAGAAGCCAGCTCCACTGATAACCCCTCTCCCTTCATCCCTTCCTGTTCCAGGAGAATCTTGCTCTCAATCTGAAAGGCTTAGAGGATTCTCTCTGCATAGATAAGGACTTAAGCTAATAGTGGCTCAATATGCTGCCCCCTCTCTAGGTTTTGCAGTTACATAGAAGCCCctttaacttgaaaaaaagatCCTCAATGTGCCTAGAAGAGCATGCAAACAGATAGCAGGGGCTTTCTGGGCCTTCAGCAGGCCAAGTTGGCATGGGAAGGAGAGAACTTTTACCCCTCATAGTCTGTGACACTCTGTTTTACCTCCTTGTAAATTTTGCCTTGAACTCTGGGACCTGAGCAAACCCACTCAACCCCACCTGGCACTCTCCTCTCCAGTTCTACACCTGGAGTACCCCCCACACCTGAATAAGCAGGTTAGTCCTCAAGCTCCATGCTCCTTCATCCACATCTCCCAGCTGAGCCCTGAAATAGGCCCCCTCCTGGCTCTGCACTTAACTAACCAAGAGCAGATTAACCTGAACAGTTAAGCCCTCTCCACAACTGTTTACTGAGGGCTAAGGGGTTAATGTGTTCTCCCTCCTGCCACCCAACTGGACTGCAATTCTCCAAGCACACCGGTCATGTCACGTTCTGGTCCAGAGTCTGTACGGCTGACACCTCTTCTCTGAGCCTGGACCACTGGAACCAAGCCCCTCACCCTGTTCTCTGCAAATCAAATTCTCTTTTCCAAAGGACCAGCTGAACTGTACTTGCCTCCAGGAAGCTTCCCACAGTGTCTCAGGTGAAGTCATCTTCCCTCCCACTTGGGTTTACAGCACTTAGTAATCCCTTTTTGAGGGCCTCCATGCACATTCTGCCTGGCATAAAAATTAGTTACTGGCTTGCTGCTCTCCTATGGGACAGACGTAACCTTCTTGTGGACAAGGAGTGCTTCCACTTCATCTTATACTTTGGGTTTTGAACATACACAAAGGAGTGCATTGTACAGTGAACTCCCATCACCTAGATTCCACAATTATCAAgattttgccacatttgtttcTACTTCATGT
This Camelus bactrianus isolate YW-2024 breed Bactrian camel chromosome X, ASM4877302v1, whole genome shotgun sequence DNA region includes the following protein-coding sequences:
- the UTP14A gene encoding U3 small nucleolar RNA-associated protein 14 homolog A, which encodes MSAIRASESSLLASSQQEELEDLPKDYPLSTSEDEGDSDGERKHQKLLEAISSLDGKNRRKLAERSEASLKVSEFNVSSKGSGEKLVLSDLLEPVKTVSSLATVKKQLNRVKSKKTVELPLHREEIERIHRQVAFNKTSQVLSKWDPIVLKNRQAEQLVFPLNKQQSAFAPIEHVLSGWKARTPLEQEIFNLLHKNRQPVTDPLLTPVEKASLKAMSLEEAKMRRAELQRARALQSYYEARARREKKIKSKKYHKVLKKGKAKQALKDFEKLRKVNPAAALEELEKLEKARMMERMSLKHQNSGKWAKSKAIMAKYDLEARQAMQEQLARNKELTQKIQLASESEEEEGGTEEDCDPLVSDVVNEVQVKANRPNPWMFRNHSSDTKEAETQEDPEELAGSMAHEASESEEEEGPVAEEEILLKEFEERRSLRQKSGLNQIAEPVGRPETKDSSSQAILSELRVLSQKLKKENRQSRKQEVSSVKTVLAVQREKPAQEEEEPLLLQRLERAQTLDKLEELSKEGCFQNKELPRAAAEGQCLERNPDNHLGAPKEKKKKEQMIDLQNLLNTKSPSVKSLAVPTTIEELEDEEERAQRQMIKEAFAGDDVIRDFLKEKREAVEASKPKDVDLTLPGWGEWGGVGLKPSAKKRRRFLIKAPEGPPRKDKNLPNVIINEKRNIHAAAHQVQALPYPFTHHQQFERTIQTPIGSTWNTQRAFQKLTTPKIVTKPGHIIKPIKAEDVGYRASSRSDLSVVQRNPKRLSIRHKKQLKKNSID